The window GTGCGCGACCAGACCGCCGACTCCCCCGGCAGCGCACCGTCCAGCGGCGCGGACGCGAGCAGCACCTCGCCGGCCGGCAGCGCCGTGGGGGTGGTGCCGAAGTTGACCGCGCACTCCCAGCCGTTGGACCGGCGCAGGTGCAGCACCTGCGGGTCCGGGTGCGCGACGGTGGTGACCTCGTTGTCGTGGGTCTGCAGGGTCCGGCGCAGCCGCAACGCCGCCCGGTACAGCTCCAGCGTCGAGCCCTCGACACCGTCCTGGGCCTCGACGGACAGGTCCGCGAACGCCGGCGGCTGCGGCAGCCAGCCGGCAGCGGCGCCGAAACCCAGCGACGGGCCGGTGCGCGACCACGGCAGTGGCACCCGGCAGCCGTCGCGGCCCTTGAGCGCGTGCCCGGTGCGCTCCCAGATCGGGTCCTGCAGCACCTCGGCCGGCAGGTCCGCGACCTCGAACAGGCCCAGCTCCTCCCCCTGGTACAGATACGCCGACCCCGGCATCGCCAGCATCAGCAGCGTCGCGGCCCGGGCCCGCCGCAGACCGGCCGCGCGGTCGATCGTGGGATCGGTGTCGCCGGAGGTCACCCAGGCCATCGGGTCCACCCCGGCCGGCAGGGCCAGTCGGGACGCGTGCCGCGGCACGTCGTGGCTGGACAGCACCCAGGTCAGACCGCCCTCCGTGCCGGCGTACTCGAACTGGTCGGCCAGCGAGGTCCGGATCACGTCCGCGACGGTGTCCCGGTCCCAGGGTGCCTTGGAGAGCGCGAAGTCGAAGACCTGACCCAGCTCGTCCGGCCGGGCGTAGAGGTAGTTGCGGAAGCTGGTCGGCGTCCAGGTCTCGGCGACCGCCATCCGCGGCGGGTCGTAGGCGTCGAACACCCGCCGCCACGAGCGGTAGATCTCGTGCAACCCGTCACGGTCGTACAGCGGGTCGCTGCCGTCCAGCGGCAGGGCGGTGTCCAGGGTGGTCTGGCTGCGCAGCGGCTCGGTCATGTCCTTGACCAGGGCGTGGGCCACGTCGATGCGGAACCCGTCGACTCCGCGGTCGGCCCAGAACCGCAGCGTCCCCTCGAACGCCTCACGCACCTCGTCGTCGTCCCAGTTCAGGTCGGGCTGTTCGCGCGCGAACAGGTGCAGGTACCACTGTCCGTCGGGCAGCCGCTCCCAGGCGGAGCCGCCGAAGTGCGACACCCAGTCCGACGGAGGTTCGGCGCCGTCGGGTCCGG is drawn from Nakamurella deserti and contains these coding sequences:
- a CDS encoding glycoside hydrolase family 13 protein, with amino-acid sequence MTQAGTEWWRTAVVYQVYPRSFADADGDGIGDLPGLTARLPHLAALGVDALWLTPFYPSPLADGGYDVADYRDVDPRLGTLADADALIAAAHAAGLRLIIDIVPNHTSDRHAWFVEALAAAPGSRPRQRYHFRDGTGPDGAEPPSDWVSHFGGSAWERLPDGQWYLHLFAREQPDLNWDDDEVREAFEGTLRFWADRGVDGFRIDVAHALVKDMTEPLRSQTTLDTALPLDGSDPLYDRDGLHEIYRSWRRVFDAYDPPRMAVAETWTPTSFRNYLYARPDELGQVFDFALSKAPWDRDTVADVIRTSLADQFEYAGTEGGLTWVLSSHDVPRHASRLALPAGVDPMAWVTSGDTDPTIDRAAGLRRARAATLLMLAMPGSAYLYQGEELGLFEVADLPAEVLQDPIWERTGHALKGRDGCRVPLPWSRTGPSLGFGAAAGWLPQPPAFADLSVEAQDGVEGSTLELYRAALRLRRTLQTHDNEVTTVAHPDPQVLHLRRSNGWECAVNFGTTPTALPAGEVLLASAPLDGALPGESAVWSRTTGISASD